CCCTAGATCTGAttttgattcacttagtcaaacCAGATCCAGGATCTGAACAAATCTActcttgattcacttagtcaagagATAGATCAAATAATCAATATGCAGCGGAAGATCAATCGAGTGAAATCaagaaaaaaccctaaaaaattagggttctttgaTTTAGGGTTTCGGAAAACGAAATACGCCCTAAATCACCAAATCAACACCAGAATAATACTAATCAGAGGaacctgtctctgataccatgaagaacttaatgattattatgaatcTGATTagttatatgataataatatgaaTCAATTATGAGAGAACTGATTGagatttattattatgaatCAAAAATATAGAATGTTATTACAGACCAGAATCAATATCAAGACGATATTGAAACAGAAAAGATCAATcgatcaaaaaaaatatatacaaaactttTTAATCTGAAGTAAAGAATCAAGATATCtcaaaattatatgtatattttctataaattttTAGGGTAAATAAACAGTTTATATAGGCAGGTAAATATGTAGACCGACACTCCAAATAGTCCCTCTAGAAAGCCTTTGTCCATCTTTAGCCCTTCTTTATAAACTTGTTTCCTTCAGCAGTCCTTTTGCACTTCCATTTATCCATAACCAAAACCTACATTACATAAACACTAATCACACAATAAGTGTCTAATATAAACATGTTTAAACCAGAAACCTGAACAATATACACTATTTTAATAAATGATGACGAAGGTGAGGGTGTCATTGAgagaaaatgaaagtgaagaaaGTATATATTCTTTGTTTCATTTGTATTTGATTATGGTGATAGATGATGAGCCAAGTTTCATAATTTTGTATACAGaaaaatgattatgatgataaagagaaaagttatatatattagtaaataTCAAATGAGGGAAACTATTGATTGTTGTGTACTTGTGTTGTAGATTTAGATATAGAGAAATATATGATTGATACAGAGaaacaaatacgagtatatgattGAAGCAGATACacatttgtaaatatatattgtagaatataaatgttatattaCAAAAGTTTTTATCACATATAGTCCCTGTGATTACTAAAtagacgattataccctcacgtgaTTCGCACGTGAAGGTTTTAAACGGTCAAAACTAACATAAGTTAGTGTCAGTGATCGTTAGCAACGAAAACTGAAACTCTAGGGACCGTTTGCAACGGAAAAAAAACATAGGGGTCAAAATGCGAATATGACAAatcacagggaccatttgtgacattttctcttgtaattatttactaattattAGTTACTTTTGGAAAATAAAAtctcaaacatttatttaaatttaatttttttatatatcatgtGTGTCGTCatgttataattatttattaactatcaattactttttgaaaatataatttcaactatttacttaaattaaaattttttattattatataactaagaaaGTATAATTTTGCTCTTGACATATAGAGTTAATtgttacattaaattttaattatttatcattttatcacaaattttatttcatttaaacGTCATTTGTATAGTCATGTCATGCTCATTACTTCATTAGTCAATGTCATAAGTTAGTTAGTCAAAGATTTttaatcaatatcaatataaaatcttataaaatatttgatataaatttattttcacgttataaaaaaattaatttgatttttttacatcaatatatCAATAATTTGTTTAAATTATAGTTTTTAGACTATAAGGAAAATAGCTTAATTATTTTGTCTTTTAAGTTTAACCTCTTGTTTTATTGTCATTCaacaagattattattttttagggattaatcacgggaagatcAACGTACTTTctaatttgtacacggttgcctattatacttttttattggtgaggtttacccacaaaccttttgtttttgtacACAGTTGACTCATATTACCGGTAATTACCCTTTTTAATAACGTGGTAACCACGTGGACAATTTTAGCTGACATGGATTCACAACGACATGTTTAATCACTGaatgactaatgtacttttccttttgtacatggttgttcattgaactttttttattgatatgtaTTACTAACAAACtcttaaaatttgtacatggttgacccaAATATTCAAAGCTGGTTCTCTCATACTCAAGTCCTCAGAATTGCTTCTTTCtctaaaaagaaaacccataaattttaatttaaaaaaaaaacaaaagatttttctaagaaaAATTCAACCGCTAACCGCTCAGTCACCAGAAAATTGTAATTCGTATTTCTGTTGGTTAGGGTTTGTGCGGATTTCAATTTCGAGtattttggtacaaattttgagtttcaattcgaagaaacgagagAGAAAATGtcgattttgagttttccggcgagATGTTTGAATTCTTGCAGGCTAACAAAGGTGAGTGTATAAGATACTTTTTTATCTGACTTAGGAATGTAAGTTTGAAATTGATAATGAAAATGCCAAATTAGCCAACTATTCGTTTGACAAAAATCTGATTATCTACCGGATTGTCAATCAAAGGGGACAAAATTCTGAATCAAATGTTTTCTACTAAAACATGTATATAATTGTTggaattatttttaaaaaaatcttttgttttttttctattaaaatttttgggttttctttttatagaGAGATGCAGTTTGGAAGATTTGAGTATGCGAAAGAACcagttttgaagatttgggtcaaccatgtataaattttaagagtttgttggcaatatacattaattaaaaaagttttttggccaaccatgtacaaaaaagaaaaagtacattagtcatccagAAATTAAACATGTCGTTGTGAATCCATGTAAGCTTCATTGCCCGACTATAACCGGTAAACCGGTCAGCTATGGGTCAActgtgtacaaaaaaaaagtttgtgggtaaacctcatcaataaaaaaggtataaTGGGCAATCATGTACAAATGagaaaatatgttgattttctcgtgattaatcctttttttttattattattgattttgtatgttttttttccttttatggCCAGCTCACATAATTAGGTAGTTTttgtaaaaatgaaattttacatttagaatttttatttatttaagggcTAACTCAATTATATGTCATTCTTGTAagagtttaaaaaataattaaaaattttggtaAAAAATAATATCGTTGTCAATTATACAACtaaagttattttttctttttataaagtaTTAAGACATTTGTATTTGTATGGTTACTTAAAACGTAATTAACATGTACATCTAAAGTTCATCAAAACCATTTATAAATTACTAGTTACAAATTGCAATTTGCAAAGGGTTTAAAGGAGTGTTTACTTTTTTGATCCTGGGCCACTGAATGTGGTTCAATAGTCTATGCAACAGGAGCAGGTTGGCAGTTGGCTCCAGGAAAACTTAAAACTTTAAGTGGGCTCTAAACTTGGCTCAAGTCTAATGGGCCTTTGTTCTTGTAAGTTGTAATTGTAACAACAGAGATTTTGAATATACTCAAACAtggctgtttttttttttatcgaacAATATAgaagtcaattttttttaaaaatgggaTGAAATCACCTGATCTCATGTACCATTCGATACTTATTAATCCTCAGTCAGATTGGTGTCCAATTgattctcaaccacttaataatcccctgattatctcaagtttgtctTTAACAAGATTCGAATTCAAGATCTCTCCTGAAAAGTGACGGCTGGTGGCCATTGGGCTATTACCCAATGGTTACAATAGAAGTCAATTGGATATGGCaaaatctagttttttttaaacttcaTTTACGCATATGAACGGTTTGGTAGAAACCAACTAAATTGGTTTAAACTAGGATATATGGACGGTTTGGTCGGGTTAACATCAAAAGCTTAGACCAACAGTTTCTTTCTTCAATAAACCGTTTTTATGGTCTGATTTTGGGTTTTAAAGGTTAAATCAACCATTTAAAACAACCCGGACtattaaactaatatatgtaattataatagtattttgatatttaattttgtcatgatatatattaattagtttatgaTATTGCTCTCATATTTTACTACctagtgtaaatataaattattaataattgtaaAATATAGAAAGTATACTTTACTAAATGTTGGTATGCTAACTATTACTACACGATTTTATTTAATCTTCGTACGTGCCACTAAATTGGTCTGATTGGTTTAGTTTAACATAACAATTTGAGcggtttgatttgaaaaaaaaaattaaaccattGGTATTGATTTGGCACAAATTTTAGATTAAAACCGTTCAATTCAGACCATACACATCCTTAACTTCAACTTTGAAATAGAACATGTCCCTCAGTCATCAAAAGTGAAGTGCCTTGTTAATCTTTCGCGCTACAAGTAAAACCCAGTTACTTTAACTAGTTGATATGGCATCATTGTTACAGTTTAGTTTAATTAAGTtgaaatattattatgttgccaattgaatagaaaaaaaatcacTTCAGGATAAATATGATATTGAGTATCAGAATGAAATGTCACAGTAAAGGAGATCTAGAAAGCATTGGAAAATGCAATGCAAAAAGCCTCATAAATTCACAATGAATAACCAGCAACCTCATCCATGTTGCATGATATAACAAACaacaaatactatatatatacaagatggTCAGAGAAGTTactattataaattaataaatacatataacatatgatatttatacttttttttttgaatggatATGATATTTACACTTATCCCTCAAGTAACTCTCCATTGTAATTAGAATTAAGAACTCAATTAACTCATAACTTAAATCAAACTCCATTgttataaaataagaaaatgttaAGTGAAGTACTTAAAGTTTCACTTAACGcgcataaaaataattatactttttatattacAAGCTCAACCTTTATCTGAATTTTATAATCAGTATACAACTATGTAATATACCTTAACGAAAACCCTTATGACCTCGTTTAACAAAAACCTTAAAAACTATAGCACAAAATAAAATCCAGCCGATTAGTAGTGTCATGTCTTACTTAAATGGATCATGGATATAAATAGTAACCCATCAAAAAGCTTAGTTTAATTATAGATTTGGAACAAAAAACTTCACATTTATCTAAAGACTGAAGTCCATTCAACACTTAAAAAAACCATGACAAGAAGAAATTGGATATGTGTGAATTCAATGCTCTTAAATATGCGTTTGAAATGGGCATTTCTTTCACACCCTTACCCAAAATAGCAATGCAGCCTTTCTTCCTTCACAaccttttttctttccttcttcttctgtttTTGCTTCTGTTGCATTTTCGTTGCAACGGAAGCTCGATAGTCCCAGCAGTTATCGTGTTTGGAGACTCCGTAGTGGATACAGGAAACAACAATAACTTGCAAACAATTTTTAAGGTGAATTATCCTCCTTATGGCCAAGACTTTTCCGGAGGACAACCCACTGGCAGGTTTTCAAATGGCAAAGTTCCATCTGACTTTTttggtacatatatacatatatcttttgctttatatataagtatataactaaatcatttctttttaactatTAGAAGTCATTGCTCTGTTTAagtaaaatgtttaattttggTACTACTAAGAAAACTCAAATAACCATATATGATAATTGCATATATACAAATTGCATCATTTAagtaaaatgtttaattttggTACTACTAATTAAGAAAACTCAAATAACCATATATGTATGATAATTTGCAGTGGAAGAACTCGGTGTCAAAGAGGTGTTACCACCTTATCTTGGCCCAAACCTTCACATTGAAGATCTATTGACTGGAGTAAACTTTGCATCAGGAGGCGGTGGATATGATCCCCTTACATCTGAACTTGCGGTATGTGCAATCTATCTATCTAGAAGTAGCAAAATAGACGAATTAGATGAGTTTTGGGTTGACACAAAACACTTGACTCGGGAAATTTATATGTGTCAGTTATAATTACAAAAGTTATAGAGAAACGGATCAGGTAAACCTGATctgaaacaaaatttaaaatctctaattctTTTAATAGATAGTGTACCAATTTCGGTTGATTACGGATTTAATGTGTTCTCTAGCTCGTTGAATAACATCCATTTGGTgtaacattttaaaaagtttaggGGGGTTAACTGTAACATATATGGAGTAACTAGAACATTTTGGAAATTCAGGGACTACTTGTGTAAGATAATTTTTTTGAAGGGTGGTGGTAGGCTAGTTAAGAGTCGagttaatttcattacataCCTTTAGGGTATGTCAAATTATCAAGTTTTGCTTCCGtatctttttttgttattaCATCTCCATGAGATGACTTCTTGCTTTATTATGTACCCCATACTCTAACGTCCGTTGATATGTCTCCGTCAATCCTCTCATGGACATTGCATatgagggtattttagtctttttacATGAAAATCTTCTccccaaaattaaaaaaaaatccacatgtatacatatgcatatgtatTTAAACAGTAAACAAAAACCAATATATGTTACAGATCTATAGATACACAAAATCCATCGATTtatctacatctttgtatctatGTATTACATCTATATCAGTATACATAcccaatatatacatatacatacacaatatAGACATACATACACTCCAGACAGTTTCAACTTCGGAAACCACCGCCGTCGATCGTTACAACTTCGGGAACCACCGCCATGGATTATTGCAACTCCATGAACCACCACTATTTCAGTCTATCTACATCTTTCTGACTGTTACAACTCGGGAACCACCACCATCGATCGTTACCACTGTCTGGATGGAAGAAATGGATATTATGAGATATTAATAAATGTGAACTAGCAAAAATGCTCTCACATTCTATGCACATGAAGGGGTTAACGGATGACAACAAACGACTGTTAGAAATAGGGTCTGTAATGAAACAAAATGTCACCACATGGTAAtgtaataatgataaaaaaaaaagtacaaaggCAAAAATGATAATATGACATACCCCAGGGGCATGCAATGAAATTAACTCATTGAAGTTTGTTAAGATTTAGTTACTGAGTCTTCGTATAAATAAGTGTATGAACAAAATTGTGAATCaacatgtttttaataaaagttaacatccaaatcgtccctgtggtttaccttAATAATCAAGTTTCATTCTTAACTTTTCAAAATAATGGTCCTTTTGAGAATGATAAGGATTACATCCGGTCCTTTAGGCAAACGGACATTTTCTCCTATCCATTAACTCCCGCACGTGTCATGACGTAAGGGTATTAAGGTCATTTCAAACCTGTAAAGGACCATCAATGATATTAAAATAAGAGTTATTCTAAGTTTACAAATATTTTACTAACAAATTGTTACAAACTCAACTTACACCAATTAAACCACCTCTATGTGTTCTCTCTCTTCTTTCCATCTATTGTTTAATTGGACCACCTCACATGTCACCTATGTTTGTAACAATtagtttgtaatttatttgtcaTTCTAGCATGGCTCGTGTGTTTTCATATACAGTATGTGTTTATGAATATGATTACGGTGTTTGAAAATAGAAAAGGGAAATATGTTTGTGTTTAGTAAATAACACTAATGGTTCTTTACAGGTTTGAAATGACCCAAATACCTCACCTGCATGACACGAAAAGGAGTTAACAGATAGGTGAAAACGTTTCTTTGCATAAAGAACTAGATGTGATCTTTATCCTTTTCAAAAGGATTGTCATTGTCATTTCGAATAGTTAAGAACGAAACTTGATTATTAGGGTAAACCACTAGGACGATTTCGGACGTTAACTCTTTTAGtaattaaatcaattatctTCTCTCGATAGTATATCTTTCTTATCATTTGATATTAAAACAAATGATCTTCCAGCCATCGCTATGATTATTCCAATCAAATTCTGGCAAGATTACAAAATTCAAAGCATATCAAAGATGAATGGTAGCAACCCGCAAGTAAGTGATGGAAAAAAATACAGAAGGATCTCTCGCAGTCCCCCTAGATACCATTTTCCCCTCTAATTCGCCATGGATTTGCTCATCAAGTTCCTCCCAATGAACCAACGCATGCATAATAGACTATTTCCTCTTTTGACCAACCTGCCCGTCCATTATAACCTTGGCTGCAAAAAGAATCTACGACCATGATCAACCCCCTGAACTTCTTACAATATAACACTTGGGTAACACTCTTGTTTGTTTGATTTAATACAATATTTTTGCAAACaagaaaaaggggaaaaaaCATTTGATGAGGTGATTGTTAACTCATTTGACAGGTTTCGTTTAATTTACTATTTTTCTAATTTCAAATGAATTGGCCCGTTATACATGGATAACAACCTAAATCGACCCGTCTAAATATAAATgtatcaaattgtatataatctTCTATAATGGTAGATTTGTTTGTAAAATTACTCGTTTTTCCATAGTCAGTGATATCGCTTGAGGGACAAATAGAGTTATTCAAAGAGTATATAGAGAAGGTGAAGACAATGGCAGGGGAAGATGCAGCAAACACAATTTTAAGTAAAGCCCTGTTCATATTAGCAACAGGCAGCAATGATGTCACCAATACCTACTTCAAGAACCCTTTGAGGAAATATCACTATGACTTTGACTCATACACTGGTCTTTTAGTCGATTCTGCTTCCTCCTTCTTGCAGGTAACTTCTTAGctttattatttgataacattaAATATAGTACTTTAcgatataataaaaaaaactaaatgagTTTTGATAATGACAGTCGTAAAAGATGTTTCAAATAACGTATTACATGTATATAGGTGACACTATTAACTCAAATCGTCGATCACCTAAGATCTCTGACGATAATGTACCACAAGGACATTATCTGTACGTctatgcatgtaataagttattagtgACAACTAATGATAAACGTACaaagatatatttttcataGACCCATTGTGCGGTCTAGTGATTAGTTGAGGCCTCACAAAACATAATTCTTTATAGCCACGTCCGCTACTATAGAACATATTTTTCTGTAATTTTTTAAGCTCAGAGTTTTCAGAAATGATATCATGTTTTTTTACCATCAAATTTACTACACTAAATCTCCACACTGACTTCAATTATGATTGAAAACCAACAGAATTTATACAATTTAGGTGCTCGAAGAATCGGTATTTTTGGTGTACCACCAATAGGATGTTTACCATCACAGAGAACTTTGGAAGGAGGAACACTAAGAGAATGTGCACAGAAGTATAATGAGTTAGCAGTGTTATTCAACAACAAACTATCAATGGAAATCAATTACTTAAACCTCAATCTCCCTTTTGCAAGGATGGTTTACATTGATGCTTATTATCTTCCACTTGACATCATTCAGAATCCTACAAAATATGGTACTATTCTAGCTCTAGAACAACAATTTCCTTGAATTGCAACTTTATAATATTTGTGAGTGTTTCAAATTTTTGTGACAGGGTTTGATATTTCAAACATAGGCTGTTGCGGCACAGGTACTATAGAGGTAGCATTTTTATGCAAGTTCACATGTACAAATGTGTCGGAATACGTTTTTTGGGATAGCTTTCATTTTACACAGAATGCATACAAAATCCTTGTTGATGATTTTCTCAACAAAAACATGAACTTACTAACGTGACGATGGCTCGTCGTAACGTTCATCTTTTGGCTTTCGTCCTCTATGTGTGACATCTTTTGGTCTTCGGGCCGATTACCATTGTTGGGATTCTTAATGGATCCATATATACTAAAGATTCATCAGTTTATGATCTGTGATGATGTACCATTTTAGACTGGTCTTTTGGTGAACCCGcatatttaatttgtgtatTTACCGGATTATTCGGGTTAAGTTGTTTAGATTATCAATTTTTTGTGATCAAATGAATCTATTGATCCTTGAGTTGCAACTTAAATTGATTAACTACATGAGTTAAGAAAACATCACTGATGAAATTGTAAGTCAAATATTGACTTTTAGAGTTGAATGTGCAACATCAATCCTCAGTTCCTCACCTTGGTGTAATTAAACTCgctctagtttttttttctttgtggtTAAAGTTTATCGATTTAACTTGAAAAATGTATATCTTAACTTTCAAGATATTCAACACTAATCATTTATCTTATCTACTGCAGTACTATTTCTATTTGATAATACAAAATGATGTGATTTGGTAGTCTAATCAtgtccttttctttttaatgattataaagATAAGATGTTTGTTCATTTGTTCCATTATTATGTCAAAAATGATGTGATATGGTAGTCTAATCATGTCAAAACCATATTTTGGATAAGCAATATGATAAACCTCTTTAGAAAtgctaataatatca
The Erigeron canadensis isolate Cc75 chromosome 2, C_canadensis_v1, whole genome shotgun sequence DNA segment above includes these coding regions:
- the LOC122589745 gene encoding GDSL esterase/lipase EXL3-like, with the translated sequence MQPFFLHNLFSFLLLLFLLLLHFRCNGSSIVPAVIVFGDSVVDTGNNNNLQTIFKVNYPPYGQDFSGGQPTGRFSNGKVPSDFFVEELGVKEVLPPYLGPNLHIEDLLTGVNFASGGGGYDPLTSELASVISLEGQIELFKEYIEKVKTMAGEDAANTILSKALFILATGSNDVTNTYFKNPLRKYHYDFDSYTGLLVDSASSFLQNLYNLGARRIGIFGVPPIGCLPSQRTLEGGTLRECAQKYNELAVLFNNKLSMEINYLNLNLPFARMVYIDAYYLPLDIIQNPTKYGFDISNIGCCGTGTIEVAFLCKFTCTNVSEYVFWDSFHFTQNAYKILVDDFLNKNMNLLT